In bacterium, the sequence AGCCACCCTCCCCTGCCGAGCGGCAACGCCGGCAAAGGGCAGCCAACTTTTTCTTTCGCTCACCAGATGAACAGTCTCGCAACAATCCCCCACTGCATAAAGATCCGCTTTGTTGGTCTGTTGATACGCGTTCACCTGAATGGCATTCGCTGCGCCCAGACGCACACCTGCTTTGTCGGCCAGTTCAGTTTCAGGCCGAATGCCGGTGGAGATGAATACCAAATCCACCAACTGCAGCTCTTGAGCGTCGTTTCTTTGAAATGCGGTAATCCGGTCGCCTTGTCTCTGCCATCTGCCGATGGTTGTGTTGAGATGGAACTGTACGCCGGCAGAGCGTATATGATCAGACAACGGCGCTGCCAGCGCCTGCGGCAAACCGGCGAGAACAGAGGAGGCTTCAATCAGTGTGATGTTAAGTCCAATCCGATGCAAAGCCTCCACGACTTCCAAGCCGATCAACCCCCCGCCGACCACCAGCGCGTTGCGCGGCCTCTCGCTTTCAATAAATGTTCGCAACCGGAGGGCGTCGCTGAAACTACGCAGCGTAAAGGCATTGGCCGCGTTCGCGAGTTCGTCGGGCATGAGTGCTCGGGCCCCGGTGGCAAGGACCAGTTTGTGAAATGGCAGAACTTGATCACTTGCAGAGGCTTCATCGTGCACGCGGATGGTCTTCTCTTTAACGCTGATTTCCATGACCGTATGCGAGGTCAGGACTCGCAGCGAGCGCTTCTTCAGCATCTCCACAGCGCTCATGCCTTGTACCGCAGATGCAGGAACCTGCCCGGAGATATAGTACGGCAATGCGCACGAGGCATAGGCCAGGTACGGTCCTCTTTCGATTACCACCACATCCAGGGCAGGGGCGAGCCGGCGAATGCGTCCTGCTGCTGCAAGACCGGCATCATTGCCGCCGATGATGATTATGGTGTTCGTTTTGCCGGGCAACGAAACCTTTCTTTTTAAATGCGCCGTATGTACAGGGTGCGATGTATTAATCCTGTAGAGCATCCTGGACGGCGATGGTTGAATGTTTCTGGAAAAGGGAGTTTAGACAGATCAACGGATGACCATCCGTTTTCACGATGCTCAAGAAAAACCACTGTTCCCG encodes:
- a CDS encoding FAD-dependent oxidoreductase, whose amino-acid sequence is MPGKTNTIIIIGGNDAGLAAAGRIRRLAPALDVVVIERGPYLAYASCALPYYISGQVPASAVQGMSAVEMLKKRSLRVLTSHTVMEISVKEKTIRVHDEASASDQVLPFHKLVLATGARALMPDELANAANAFTLRSFSDALRLRTFIESERPRNALVVGGGLIGLEVVEALHRIGLNITLIEASSVLAGLPQALAAPLSDHIRSAGVQFHLNTTIGRWQRQGDRITAFQRNDAQELQLVDLVFISTGIRPETELADKAGVRLGAANAIQVNAYQQTNKADLYAVGDCCETVHLVSERKSWLPFAGVAARQGRVAGSNLAGHSARFPGALGTRLVRCFGMELGRTGLNLPEAMANGFTPAETIIHQADKPEYMADHQLISLSVIWDKHSKQLLGGALLGGQG